One region of Chaetodon auriga isolate fChaAug3 chromosome 5, fChaAug3.hap1, whole genome shotgun sequence genomic DNA includes:
- the LOC143320640 gene encoding ankyrin repeat domain-containing protein 31-like, translating into MSSLARHLNHTDEQGHWHLAQALCDGSIKDSKGKLHLAPERWLESILGNNIPVSSAYAWDKVTFRDKPLSYYLLNWEAEGNTPQTCPEDVVLHCRAGSSQGALTTVCAEATSLNRLLKIKIIHLVDDEELLPMVMLDCYWEKLLNKDYSESEDWGNELF; encoded by the exons ATGAGCAGCCTTGCGAGGCACCTGAACCATACAGACGAGCAG GGTCACTGGCACCTCGCTCAAGCGCTGTGTGATGGCTCGATAAAGGACAGTAAAGGCAAGCTGCACCTGGCTCCAGAACGCTGGCTGGAGTCTATCCTTGGTAACAACATCCCTGTCAGCTCAGCATATGCCTGGGACAAG GTGACGTTCAGAGACAAACCTTTGTCTTATTACTTATTGAACTGGGAGGCTGAAGgaaacacaccacagacatgTCCTGAGGACGTTGTTCTGCACTGCAGAGCCGGATCTTCTCAGGGGGCGCTGACCACAG TTTGTGCAGAGGCAACCAGCCTGAACCGTCTATTGAAAATCAAGATAATCCATCTGGTGGATGATGAGGAACTGCTGCCAATGGTTATGCTGGACTGCTACTGGGAGAAGCTCTTGAATAAAGACTATTCTGAGTCTGAAGACTGGGGCAATGAATTATTCTAA
- the LOC143321306 gene encoding 3-hydroxy-3-methylglutaryl-coenzyme A reductase-like codes for MLTRLFRMHGLLVASHPWEVIVGTVTLTICMLSMNMFTGNDQICGWNFDCPKTEEQILSSDIIILTITRCIAIVYIYFQFQNLRQLGSKYILGIAGLFTIFSSFVFSTVVIHFLDKELTGLNEALPFFLLLIDLSKACALAKFALSSSSQDEVRDNISRGMAVLGPTFTLDALVECLVIGVGTMSGVRQLEIMCCFGCMSVLANYFVFMTFFPACVSLVLELSRESQEGHPIWQLSHFSRVMEEEEDNKPNPVTQRVKMIMSLGLVMVHAHSRWIAEPLSINTTMDIPRVGMELDHLSPRRIEPEKPLWHFYLTRMITMDIEQVICLALALLLAIKYIFFEQVEMESTLSLKNPITMSAPTLTPRRPIETCCRKEPYVPRPLAPPQSPSVAAPVPADKTERDEVIRPLSPPVTDPQPKTSFVLGEEGEELESKTDQPSLPQKPRDLDECVTILNNPELGPRFLSDAEVMLLVNSKHIPAYKLEAMMERPERGVAIRRQMISAKLPSPSALSSLPYTDYDYSKVMGACCENVIGYMPVPVGVAGPLHLDGKQFQVPMATTEGCLVASTNRGCRAIALGGGASSRILADSMTRGPVVRLPSACQAAEVKAWLESTDGFQAIKDAFDNTSRFARLQKLLVGLAGKNLYIRFHSMTGDAMGMNMISKGTEQALSTLQQHFPELQVVAVSGNYCTDKKPAAINWIEGRGKSAVCEATIPAKVVREVLKTTTEALVEVNISKNLVGSAMAGSIGGYNAHAANLVAAIYIACGQDPAQSVGSSNCITLMEASGPTGEDLYISCTMPSIELGTVGGGTNLPPQQACLQMLGVQGASQDCPGENARQLARVVCATVLAGELSLMAALAAGHLVKSHMTHNRSKVNLQETPGTCTKKAS; via the exons ATGTTGACCCGCCTGTTCCGTATGCACGGCCTCCTGGTGGCCTCCCACCCATGGGAGGTGATCGTTGGCACAGTCACCCTCACCATCTGTATGCTGTCCATGAACATGTTCACTGGCAATGACCAGATCTGTGGCTGGAACTTTGACTGCCCCAAAACAGAGGAG CAAATTCTGagcagtgacatcatcatcctGACCATCACACGCTGCATTGCCATCGTCTATATTTACTTCCAGTTCCAGAACTTGAGACAACTGGGATCCAAATACATCTTAG GCATTGCTGGCCTTTTCACCATATTCTCCAGCTTCGTATTCAGCACAGTGGTCATTCACTTTCTTGATAAAGAGCTGACGGGCCTCAA TGAGGCTCTGCCCTTCTTCCTGCTTCTCATCGACCTCTCCAAAGCGTGCGCTCTTGCCAAGTTTGCCTTAAGCTCCAGCTCTCAG GATGAAGTGAGGGACAACATTTCTCGTGGCATGGCAGTACTGGGACCTACCTTTACTCTGGATGCCCTGGTGGAGTGCTTAGTGATCGGAGTTGGAACCATGTCAG GTGTGCGACAGTTAGAAATCATGTGCTGCTTCGGCTGCATGTCTGTCTTGGCCAACTACTTCGTGTTCATGACTTTCTTCCCTGCATGTGTCTCATTGGTGCTGGAG TTATCCCGTGAGAGCCAGGAGGGCCATCCTATCTGGCAGCTGAGCCACTTCtccagagtgatggaggaggaggaggacaacaAACCTAACCCTGTGACCCAGAGAGTCAAAATGATCATG tcTCTGGGCCTGGTGATGGTTCATGCCCACAGCCGATGGATCGCTGAGCCCTTGTCCATCAACACCACAATGGACATCCCACGGGTTGGCATGGAACTGGACCACCTCTCACCCAGGAGGATTGAGCCAGAGAAACCGCTTTGGCACTTCTACCTCACCAG GATGATAACCATGGACATAGAGCAGGTGATCTGTTTGGCCTTGGCCCTGCTGCTGGCTATCAAGTACATCTTCTTTGAGCAGGTTGAGATGGAGTCTACGCTTTCACTGAAGAACCCCATCACTATGTCAGCCCCCACCCTGACCCCACGGCGGCCCATTGAGACCTGCTGCAGGAAGGAGCCATACGTTCCCCGACCCCTGGCCCCCCCACAGAGTCCCAGCGTGGCTGCCCCGGTGCCCGCtgacaaaacagagagag ATGAGGTTATCCGGCCCCTGTCCCCCCCGGTCACTGATCCCCAGCCAAAGACCTCCTTTGTTTTgggggaagaaggagaagagctCGAGTCCAAGACTGATCAGCCGAGCCTCCCCCAAAAGCCCAGAGACCTGGACGAATGTGTCACCATCCTCAACAACCCTGAG CTGGGGCCCCGTTTCCTGAGCGATGCTGAGGTGATGCTGCTGGTCAACTCCAAACACATCCCTGCATACAAACTGGAGGCCATGATGGAGAGACCAGAGAGAGGAGTGGCCATACGAAGGCAGATGATATCTGCAAAGCTCCCCTCTCCTTCTGCACTCTCCTCCCTGCCATACACCGACTATGACTACTCCAag GTCATGGGCGCCTGCTGTGAGAATGTGATTGGCTACATGCCTGTACCAGTGGGTGTGGCTGGACCACTCCACCTGGATGGCAAACAGTTTCAGGTGCCCATGGCAACAACAGAGGGCTGCTTGGTTGCCAGTACCAACCGCGGTTGTCGAGCGATAGCT CTGGGAGGCGGAGCCAGCAGTCGTATCCTGGCTGACAGTATGACTCGAGGACCCGTCGTGAGGCTGCCCTCTGCCTGCCAGGCTGCTGAGGTCAAGGCCTGGCTGGAGAGCacagatggttttcaggccaTCAAAGATGCCTTTGATAACACCAGCAG GTTTGCTCGGCTCCAGAAGCTGCTGGTTGGTCTGGCTGGGAAAAATCTGTACATCCGCTTCCATTCTATGACTGGAGATGCCATGGGCATGAATATGATCTCGAAG GGTACAGAGCAGGCTctgagcacactgcagcagcacttcCCAGAGCTGCAGGTGGTGGCTGTCAGTGGGAACTACTGCACCGACAAGAAGCCAGCCGCCATCAACTGGATCGAAGGCCGGGGCAAGTCTGCTGTCTGTGAGGCCACCATCCCCGCTAAAGTGGTCAGAGAG gttttgAAAACGACGACAGAAGCTCTGGTGGAGGTGAACATCAGTAAGAACCTGGTGGGCTCGGCCATGGCGGGTAGCATCGGTGGATATAACGCGCACGCAGCCAACCTGGTGGCTGCCATCTACATAGCCTGTGGACAG GATCCAGCCCAGTCAGTTGGCAGCAGTAACTGCATCACCCTGATGGAGGCATCAGGACCAACAGGGGAGGACTTATACATCAGCTGCACCATGCCCTCTATAGAGCTGGGCACTGTAGGAGGAGGCACCAACCTGCCCCCCCAGCAAGCCTGCCTCcag atGTTGGGCGTGCAGGGAGCCAGTCAGGACTGTCCAGGGGAGAACGCACGGCAGCTGGCCAGGGTTGTGTGTGCCACTGTGCTGGCTGGAGAGCTCTCACTCATGGCTGCTCTGGCTGCTGGCCACCTGGTCAAGAGTCACATGACACACAACAG ATCCAAAGTGAACCTGCAGGAGACTCCAGGAACGTGCACAAAGAAAGCCTCCTGA
- the gcnt4a gene encoding beta-1,3-galactosyl-O-glycosyl-glycoprotein beta-1,6-N-acetylglucosaminyltransferase 4, which produces MKIRCAHYIHRLRHRCFLFSLSLLAVCLLKLVYIKVTVRDSIYIEPYGITLSLSRLHNRRYDVNCTAIYELDPVEIGKALEIKQKTIVDVDDDSTVSFTSDCQTFIKTRGYNEVPVSDAERSFPLAYSLVVHKNAPMVERILHAIYAPHNIYCIHYDQKSSPTFIKAIKNLAKCTKNVFIASKLESVEYAHISRLNADLNCLSDLLRSEVKWKYVINLCGQDFPLKSNYELVMELKRLNGSNMLESSRPSELKKQRFSFQHELKNVPYEYHRIPVKTTVAKDVPPHGIEMFIGSAYFVLSWDFVNHISRSQVAQDFLTWSADTYSPDEHFWATLVRVPGVPGHIPRSEADVTDLRSKTRLVKWNYLEGNLYPACTGTHMRSVCIYGTAELRWLLNYGHWFANKFDPKVDPILIKCLEEKLMEKRQYTQT; this is translated from the coding sequence ATGAAAATAAGATGTGCCCACTACATACATAGATTGAGACACAGgtgcttcctgttttctctgtctctgttggcGGTGTGTCTGCTCAAGCTGGTCTACATTAAAGTGACAGTAAGGGACAGCATCTACATTGAGCCCTATGGAATCACTCTCAGCTTATCCAGACTCCACAATCGCAGGTATGACGTCAACTGCACTGCCATCTATGAGCTGGACCCTGTGGAGATAGGCAAAGCTCTtgagataaaacagaaaaccatTGTTGACGTGGACGATGATAGCACTGTGAGCTTCACCTCGGACTGTCAAACATTCATCAAGACGAGGGGTTATAATGAGGTACCAGTGTCGGATGCAGAGCGGAGCTTCCCTTTGGCTTACTCTCTGGTGGTGCATAAGAATGCACCCATGGTGGAGCGTATTCTTCATGCCATCTATGCACCTCATAACATCTATTGCATTCACTATGATCAGAAGTCCTCTCCAACATTTATAAAGGCAATTAAAAACCTCGCAAAGTGTACCAAAAATGTGTTCATTGCATCAAAGTTGGAGTCTGTGGAATATGCCCATATTAGCAGGCTTAATGCCGACCTAAACTGCCTCTCTGACttgctgaggtcagaggtcaagtgGAAGTATGTCATCAACCTGTGTGGCCAGGACTTTCCTCTCAAGTCAAACTATGAACTGGTAATGGAGCTGAAACGACTGAATGGCAGCAACATGCTGGAGTCCAGCCGACCCAGTGAGCTCAAGAAACAGCGCTTCAGCTTCCAGCACGAGCTGAAAAATGTGCCTTATGAATACCATCGTATTCCTGTCAAAACCACAGTGGCCAAAGATGTCCCTCCTCATGGTATCGAGATGTTCATTGGCAGCGCATATTTTGTCTTGTCATGGGACTTTGTGAATCATATTAGCCGCAGCCAGGTGGCACAGGACTTTCTGACATGGTCTGCTGATACATACTCACCAGATGAACACTTCTGGGCCACCCTTGTCAGGGTCCCTGGGGTGCCTGGACACATTCCCAGGTCAGAAGCAGATGTTACAGATCTGAGGAGTAAGACACGCCTCGTCAAATGGAACTATTTAGAAGGAAATCTTTACCCAGCCTGCACAGGTACACACATGCGGAGTGTCTGCATCTATGGAACTGCTGAACTTCGATGGCTCCTCAACTATGGTCACTGGTTTGCTAACAAATTTGACCCCAAAGTGGACCCGATCCTGATTAAGTGTTtggaggagaagctgatggAAAAACGTCAATATACACAAACATGA